Within Epilithonimonas zeae, the genomic segment CGCCGGAAACTTATACTTATACCTTATTATTTCTTTCAATTTTCAATTATTATTCAGCAAGGAAAATTCAGGAAGAAAAACCGATTTCTTTTGGTGCGACTATTTTCGGTTCGGTTTTTATCGGAGGGTTAACGATTACAAATATTGTTAAAGTTTATATTCCGTTCTTGTTTGAGAAAAAAATCTTCTGGAACTGGAAAAAAATCGGAATGGCGGTGGCGAAAATTGCGACTTCAGTTGTTGTTTTTATATTCCTTTTTATGCTGAGACTTAATTTTAACTTCCAGAATTTCCTCAACAAAACCGAAGAACAATATGACAAATTCTCGAAACCAAAAGCTACACCACTTTGGGATATGATTTATTCCTGGTTTTTTGGCGGGAATATTTTGTTTTCGAATTACGAAATCCGAGACTATCACAACAAAGACAAAACGTTTTATTACAAAGCTTTGTTTATGGATGTTTACACATCAGCGGTTCCATATATTTTCATAGCGCTTGTTTTATTAATGATGATTTGGAGTGTTTTCAAAAACTATAAAAACAAATTGGTTTGGATTCTTGTGATTACATTTTTATTTGATGTTTTGGTTCATTGCATTTTGAAATTCGGACTTCACACATCCTATATTTACGGCGGACATTTCGTTTTTGTTTATCCGCTTTTGATAGGTTGGCTATTTTATAGTTATCGAGACAAAAGTCTTATTCTAAGTTTATTTTATGGATTACTTTTGATAATGACTGTCTATCTTGGAG encodes:
- a CDS encoding DUF6080 domain-containing protein, encoding MKIIFPATKAELLIFLFFVILYGANAWFIAENFSIIYDDRIPWDGYFSFDNRAIVQTGGGFERHPLSNYFFDCIRDFALWISGNHYNSVFRLVLAIFSTVVISLANVQIFKYLNNIIQLPLKITLLILAFYGLFVTNILLSFTPETYTYTLLFLSIFNYYSARKIQEEKPISFGATIFGSVFIGGLTITNIVKVYIPFLFEKKIFWNWKKIGMAVAKIATSVVVFIFLFMLRLNFNFQNFLNKTEEQYDKFSKPKATPLWDMIYSWFFGGNILFSNYEIRDYHNKDKTFYYKALFMDVYTSAVPYIFIALVLLMMIWSVFKNYKNKLVWILVITFLFDVLVHCILKFGLHTSYIYGGHFVFVYPLLIGWLFYSYRDKSLILSLFYGLLLIMTVYLGVNNYYRLTEFYQFLETYYR